From a single Lolium rigidum isolate FL_2022 chromosome 7, APGP_CSIRO_Lrig_0.1, whole genome shotgun sequence genomic region:
- the LOC124671905 gene encoding disease resistance protein RGA5-like, giving the protein MKTQMVIRIHVNSDKAYSKAIKVAAGVTGVQSVTIAGEDKNLLLVIGVGIDSNRITEKLRRKVGPAEVVELRTVDHHDGSNHHGNHHQPYRHHPNQSLYKHEAARDLHYYTGGYQNAAGAYGQDYYGYGGGYQQGQQYKQHDYYAYAPTPGNTHTVVHHGHNGYSDDSCSIM; this is encoded by the exons atgaag ACGCAGATGGTCATCAGGATCCACGTCAACTCCGACAAGGCCTATTCCAAAGCTATCAAGGTGGCTGCTGGGGTCACCG GGGTGCAGTCTGTAACGATCGCGGGAGAGGATAAGAACCTGCTGCTGGTGATCGGCGTCGGGATCGACTCCAACCGCATCACCGAGAAGCTGCGCCGCAAGGTCGGCCCCGCCGAGGTGGTGGAGCTACGCACCGTCGACCACCACGACGGATCAAACCACCACGGCAACCACCACCAGCCTTACCGCCACCACCCGAACCAGAGCCTGTACAAGCACGAGGCTGCGCGCGACCTCCATTACTACACCGGGGGCTACCAGAACGCGGCCGGGGCGTACGGGCAGGACTACTACGGCTACGGCGGTGGCTACCAGCAGGGCCAGCAGTACAAGCAGCACGACTACTATGCCTATGCGCCGACTCCGGGGAACACCCACACGGTGGTGCACCACGGCCACAACGGCTACTCCGATGACAGCTGCTCCATCATGTAG